Within Lolium rigidum isolate FL_2022 chromosome 5, APGP_CSIRO_Lrig_0.1, whole genome shotgun sequence, the genomic segment tctacaagcatatgcatgtctcctccaagcatatgtatgtctcctccaactaatcaccttgtagattcgataccgagacgagaccgcgatcgatcagttcgagaggaggagagagtatggagagccttctcctcaactccaattatgtatcaaccaatgtaagtgcaataaatacccaagcaagtgaaaagtatagccaaaatggtatgagagataagggggacgagctagatggaggaagaatggcttgggtagtgtggtaggtgggaggttggctcacatttttgtatatctggttcgctaattctgtggcgcaccgagcacagtgcgccacaaaataccttatttctgtggcgcaccaggcaacgtgcgccacagaatagcttatttttgtggcgcaccgtggaGCTACGCCACAGAATaacgtatttctgtggcgcacttgggtcagtgcgccatagaaaaagtaaaaccaatgattgggggtgacagggtgtgggccccaccaagtttttgtggcgcatggttccCTGGTGCGCcataaaattaagctatttctgtggcgcaccttgcctgatgcgccacaaaataactttctgtggcgcatttttactggtgcgccacagaactaagctccacctataagcgttTCCCTACTAGTGAATCAAGGAGTAAAATTTCTTGTCTAAGACGAGCTCCTGCATTTGAATGTAGATTTTGGAACGGAAACACATATTCATCGAAGACAACATCTCGAGATATATAAACACGTCCAGAGGAGACTTCTAGGCACTTGACCCCTTTATGTTTAGGGCTATATCCCAAGAAAAGACACTGAGTGGAGCGGAAAGCAAGTTTGTGTTTGTTGTAAAGGGCGCAGGTTGGGCCCACATGCACAACCAAACACACGTAAAAATTTATAGTCAGGTTTAGTGCCTAGGAGACGATGAACTGGTGTTTCATTATTGATAGTTTTGCTAGGAATTATGTTTATGAGATATGTGGCGATTaggaaagcttcatcccaaaacttGAGAGGCATGTGAGCGGTGGCAAGGAGAGCAAGACCTACTTCAACAATGTGCCTATGTTTTCTTTCCGCGAGCCATTTTGCTGATGTGCATGAGGGCAAGAGACATGGTGAGAGATGCCCTGTGTCTGAAAAAGAGagtttaatttttcatattcaccccCGATCGGACCGCAATGTGAGAATTTTACGGTCTAGTTTCCTTTCTACCAGTTTCTGGAAATTGACAAAAGCAGCAAGGGCATcagattttcgtttgagcaaataTATCCAGGTAAATTTACTGtaatcatcaataaaactgatatagtattcatggcgaccaACAGAGGTgggagcaggaccccatacatcagagaaaactAACTGTAGGGGTGCAGAGGAAACACTAGTGGACACTGGATACGGTAACTAATGACTCTTTGCTTTCTGACATGAGTCACAAATCGACTCAATGTGAGAATCCCTAACAAAAGAAAGCTTATTCTTTCTAATAATGAACCTAACAGTAGTAAATGATGGATGACCTAAGCGACTATGCCACTTGTTGTTGGACGGCTTGGAGGCAAGAAACACATGCTTTGATGATGATGGTGCCACCAATGAAGAGATGAAGGGATAGAGCCCTCCAACACACCTCCCtctatgaagaatttcccttgtaacctgatccttgatcaagaaaaagaaagggtgaAGCTCTATGAAGACCTTATTATCATATGTAAACCTATGAACGGAGAGGAGATTTTTGGTGGCATTgggaacaagtaaaatatcacgaagTTGAAAATTCTGATTAGGAGTGCTAACTATTGAATGACCAACATGTGAAATTTGCATACCTTGCCCACCGGCCGTGTTGACCCTGTCATGTCCTTTGTAGTGATCGCGGACCGTCAGGTTGTTCAGCTCGCTTGTGATGTGATTGGTGGCGCCAGTGTTAGAGTACCAATTTGTGTCAACACCATAAGAGGCAATGTGGGCTTCCTTgtcgtcatcggagtcatcatcctcATCTCGCCAACGGTACCAGCAGTCCTTGGCGTTGTGACCTTCGCGGTTGCAGATTTGACACGTGACATCCACCCACGGTGTCGTGCGACGGCGCCCGCGACAACGGCCCCGGCCGCCACCAGGTGGTGCACGCCCACCGCCACGGCCATAAGAGGGAGCGCGATCATCGCGGCGTTCTGGGCGTCGATCATCGCGGCGATCACCGCGGTCACCGCGGGTTTGGTTgggacggcggcgacgttggCGCTGTGCAGCATTGGCGGAGGTCTCAAAATCAGCATCAGAGGACCCGCGCAACATCTCCTGGCGATGGTCGTAGGCATCAATCTGAGCATACAGATGGCTGAGGGAGATCGGCGTAGTCTGAACGCCAAGAGCCGCCACCAGAGCATTGTAGGAGCCACCAAGGCCCGCAAGGACAAAGGACACATGTTCCCTGGCCGAGACGGGGCAACCAGCCATAGCTAGTTCATCGACGAACCCTTGCATCTTTGTCATGTACGTCGCGGTGTAATCTTGGCTTCACTCTGTGAGACAAACATCTCTTCCAGGGCTTGCCAGACACCGGCGGCGTGCTCGATCCGATGGACGTGAGGAAGAACCTCATGGGAGAGCGACTGGAGAAGATAACTAAGCACGATCTGCCAGCGCGATCCAGTCGTCATATGCAGGATTGGGCACCATCTTCGGGGCTTTATCGGCAACATCTTTGGCTGCCGTGTCGGCGAGTTCTTCCGGCGGGGCAGCAGTCTTGCCGGTGAGATAGCCGAGCAGACGGGCGCCACGGATGGCGGGTAGAACTTGGGCGCGCCAGCCTGGGAAGTTAGCACGCGTGATCTTGTCAGACGGCGGAGTTCCGAGGGCGATGGGCGCGCTGTTAGACGGAGACGCCATGAAGTCGACGAGTcgagacgatctagggtttttctGGCGATCAGCGAGTCGGCAGAAGAGGCCggcctgataccatgtaagatCAGGTAGATTGGAGACTACTCGGATGACCCGAGTCTGATCATATTCATGTATATATATAGGAGGTAATACAAGGCGTGTTGTACACGGATATGAGTTCCTATGTACAGCGTATAGAGGTAGGACTACTATGTTTAACACTATTAAACATGTCCAAAGTTTATCCAACATTGAATGTATCTAAGAACTAAATAGTATTTAGATCTGTTTGAATTTAAGCAAACTTTCGACATGTTTCATGACACGGAGGAAACAGATCAGATCAAACCAAACCAAATCAAAACAATCCACACAGTGTGCTGCGTTTCTTACCATTCGATCCGAATAAAACAAAAAAGCAATCTTCGTCATATCTAAAATTTCGTTGCTTCCTCTGATTTCCAGTCATCTTGACGTCTGCCTCCACCCAAACAAACAATTAACAGCGCCTGCATCCGTGATATGGCTCAGGGGGTGGAGGTGGTGCTGACGCTGCTCTTCAACCTGCTGCTTCTGGTGTTCCTGCTCAAGCTCCTCCTCGCCGTCTTCACCACCAAGCTCTCCCTCCTCCTGCTCTACCTCGCCGTCCTCATCCTCGCCATGGCGTTCTCCGGCAGATTCCCCGGCGGGGAATTCCTCTGATCTGGTCTTCCTCACTCTACTTAATTACCTCTACTCCTTCCATATAGTTGATTAAGCTGGGGCCAGATGCATGCCTGTTTTTGTTGATCGATGCGATGTAGACCATTAATTAGTAGGAGTACTACCATGTTGGATGCATAGATGTGTCTTTGTATATCCTAGCTGCTGGTTCATGCCTCGCCTAGTTGCCTTGTCTGAATTTTCCTGAATCTCTACTGTAGTATTACTGTAGTACGTGTGTTTTAAATGTGCCTTGTCTTGCCTGAGTGATCTTAACTGAATTTCTGAACAAATGGTATCTATTTATTTGTTTACTGCACTAGTCTTGCAGCCTGCAAGCTGTTTCAGACATGAAACTGCAAGAAAGAAGAGGGGAAAGTGGTAGCAGCAACAGGACGTGTGATGTCTCGTTTTCAACGCTAAGCAACGTGTACCGTACTACACATAATCGTGCCAAAAGCAAGATTGACAACGAACGAGGTTAACAAGTCCAAGTTGCGTAAGTCAAAAGGCCTCGTGATGACATAATAATCCATTTATATCATTTATTTACTTAACACAAAACATACAAGTAATATAGGCATTGTACAACGACCACAAAAAGAAAAACCATACTAAGGAAAACCACTATTTACCGAGTATGAGAAATACTCGGTGAAGATTACAAACATGAAGGAGGAAAGGGGCGTTGGATCCGTGCATCCAGATCCCGGGCTGAGTAGGGCTCGtctctctctttcttctcctcCAGAGGTTGGAGCCGAGGACGGTGGAGAAGGGCACCGTCTCCTTCAATAAAGTTGTGGATCGTGGCCACCTCTCGCGGTGGACTTGAGGTGCTGCGATGCATCTTCCGgcgggccgtggaggcgaggggatCAAGAGCGGCGGCATGTCGACTCGTGCATCCGCAAGGTGGTGGGGATGGTTCTCGCTGCAAGGTGGAGTGAACCGCATGGTGGCTATGTTCGATGCCGTGATCTATGGCCGAAGTGGCGGCCCCTCCAAACGCCGTAACGACGGTTCTGCAACCTACAACGTGGAGGCCCCTTCAAGAGTTTCTCGCCGGAGCTCTGCGTCGTTTCAccgccaagtggtgcgtccccgacgGAGTCATGGCGGCCGGCGATGGAGGCTCAATCACGGTGGAGAGGACCAAGGACTTGATAGTGTTTCAGTTTTTCTTTTTAGGGTCCTTTGTGTATTTTTGTTGGGTTGTGCcatatttttttcttcttctgaggGTCTAGCTTGTAAAATGTTCCCACCGACGCTTAATTAATTGGAGCTTCGAGGCCCCATCACAAAAATGAAGAAGGAAAAGTGACAAGCATGCTAAATAAGTCCCAAGTACATGACCTTAAACATGATTTAAGTCCAACAAAGGGCACAAACATAAATTGAAATGATATAAGAATACATTGACAGAAATTGTTGCATGTTGCGACAAGTTACATCACAACAAAAGGACCACCCATATAGCAACACATATTTGACAACTATAAATATGTGTTGCAAAGAATTATAGTGGATACGaatatatctctatctctatccctTATAATTAATTATAGATGCATAACATATTAACAAAGTCACATAAGAGATATGAATAAACAAAAGTTCTAGACATAGTTTTGTCCACATATTACCATATTAACCAGCAACAACTTAAGAGAAAAAGGGGGAAATGAGGATTTTGGGACAGGGTTAGGTGGGATTGATTTTGGCTGAGAAATAAGATTGGGCATGAATATTTGGTCCAAAACTTTATGCCGCTAAGCAGGAAGCTTATTGGCTAAGGGGCTAAATTGGGGCTGAATTAACTTAGTGAGGCTATTGGCGGCTACTCTTGTTTTAGCCTAAGAAGCCTCTAGCCGTAGCGggatatagccggctatttagaaCTTGGGCTATTACTAGCAGAAGTACAACAATTGACATTAGCATCTACTTCTATTGAATTTTCACTAAGGTGGCATTGTACATCAGAATCAGAGATGTCAATATCAATTACTTTAGAAAATGAAAGAAAATTATTATTCTGGAGaacattaaaaaaaatcagaataatACCTTGATGAGCAGATTTTTGTATCTCCGGGCTTTCTTGCTTTCCATAGCAATTTCCATCATGGTTCTCCCCCCTATATTTTTCCTTGTGTTTCTTCTTTCTACTACACCGGGCCCCAATTCTGCTTTGGCTTTTGAACAGGATAAGGTGGTTTGAAATGAATTAGAACACACCGACAGAAATTGAAACAAAACAAGACTTTTTAATAAAATAGAGCATTATTTTATATACATGTCCCTTCAATGTTAAAATACTATGATCTCAATTTGTGCCCATGTGGTGCACTGACCCATCTACCATTTTCCATTTATATTTTTCCTAGTGGGCGGCCGGCCTTGTTTGCTCAATTCATATGTTAGGTTCAGTTCATATGTCGTCATCATGTGTGCTAGATCCAAGAAGATGGAGCGGAGATTTGTATCTTAATTTTTGAACTATTTACAATCTTCTGTGTGAATATAGGATACTACTACACATTTACCGGGCAATGCAaaacaagaaaaaacaaaaaaaaaaatggagCGGAGATTTGTATCAGCTGTATGCTATATTCACACAAAAAATCGACAAACAAACAAGGCATCGTTTTGATCGAGTAACACAAAACTTTGCACAAAATTTAGGTGTCTGTCATGACTATCTGGGAGCGGAGAGCTGTTGCGCGGACACGCACGACGGCGGCGACCAGCTGCTGCTAGCGCCGCCGGTGGTGATATCCGAGCCCTTCCACTTGCTGCCGCCGCCGACGATGCCTCGGCCGTACATCCTGAGGTAGGCGAGCTGGTCCGTCCGGGGCTCGCACGCGTCCATGCTGCCGTCgagcatggcggccacggcggtcaTGGccgggcgcagcgacgcgtcctcgTGCAGGCAGCACAGCGCGACCCTCACCACCCGCGCCACCTCCGCCGCGCTCGCGCGTCCCTCGAGCCTCGCGTCCACCAGCTCCGCGTACCGCCGGCCGCCTTCCTCGTGCGCCTCCAGCGCCACCGCCGGGAAGTAGCTGCCGTGGCCCTCCGACGAGGCGCTGCTGGAGACGGCGGAGGTGCTGGCGGTGTCGTCGTGGTCGTCCTGCAGCAGCAGCTTGGAGTTCTTGGCGCCGCGCACGATCTCGAGCAGCACCATGCCGAAGCTGTACACGTCGGCCTTGTCGGACACGGGCGCGTTGGTGAGCCACTCCGGCGCCAGGTACCCGCGCGTGCCGCGCATCGTGGTGAACAGCCCCGACTGCTCCGGGCTGAGCAGCTTCGCGAGCCCGAAGTCGGCGATCTTGACGCTGCCGCGCTCGTCCAGCAAGATGTTCTCCGGCTTCACGTCGCAGTGCAGGATCTTGCGGTCGCACCCGGCGTGCAGGTACGCCAGCCCGCGCGCCGCGCCCACGCACACCCCCACACGCTCCGGCCACTCCAGCAAGGCCTGCGTCTTCTTGATGCCggagcgggagaggaagagggactgGTCCAGGGAGCCGCGGGACATGAACTCGTAGACGAGCATGAGCTGCCGGGAGTGGTCGGCGCAGAAGCCGCGCAGCTTCACCAGGTTCACGTGGTGGACGTTGCCGATCACGGCGATCTCCGTCAGGAACTCGCGCCGCCCCTGCGTGCCCAGGCTGTTCATCCGCTTCACGGCCACGGTGCTGCGGTCGGGTAGCTCGCCGCGGTACACGGACCCGAACCCGCCGGAGCCGATCTGCGACCTGAACCCGCTGGTCGCCGCTTCCAGATCAgcgctcgtcgtcgtcgtggtcctCGTTATCCCGCCGGAGGCAGCTAGAGCGGACCCCTCCACGACGACCTCCTCGTCCTAGCCCGCATCAGCGAGCCTGCCAGCCTGGCACCCGCCGCGCCGCGCACATTCCACCGGCCACTTGATCGCGTTTTACCTCGTACGTGTTTGATTAATTAGGTGCCCGCTAGCTCCTTTGAACCAATTAAGCTCAACATTAATTAATCCCGTACCGCGCGCGCCCGCAGGTGAGTTGCCtgcgtttttctttttcttctttaaaATAAAAGAGGCGTGCATGGTTGACTCTGGAACGAATCGATCGCGCATCCGAAAAGGGCTCCGTACAAAAGGATGTCCTAGCTGACTCGTTCAACGAATCGCAGAAGACGCGCGCGCCCGCTGCGAGGAGGAGTTCGGGCTCCGTACAAAAGGATCGATCGAGATGTGACGGCCGGTTAATTCGCGTCTCctcgtctttttttttttttttttttttttgagaaacacagtacaaacgcagacgctcacatacacgcgcatacactcacccctatgaacgcacacacgcacacccctacccctatgagcacctccggaagactgagccggcggattggatcttgaaattgactgaAGTCACCACGACGCCATCGCCGTCGAGCGAACGCCGCCTCCCACTCGAAtgaatattccacctttatgagacacacggaTGTCAAACGCCGGGTTAAGCTACAGTGCGTGcaagtacaaccaccctcctaaccacccaacctcaggttgacaAACAAAACGTGACGTACGGCCGGAGTGCATTTTGCCAAGTGCACGTCCACGCGCTTTCCAACTGGACCGATTTATCGTGTGCATAGTAAGTATATACGACTCCACGCATCGGCCTAACATATCTCTTCCAACCAACCAAAAATCATTTCTTCTCGGGGAGAACAAACTTTGCCGTAACCACAACTAGCTACTAGCTACTCCACGTGTTGGAAGAAACCAGGATCTCGGCCGTCGAGTACTTGCAGCAAACACAAATAcgatactccctccatctcacagCTTAGGGCGTAAAAATATGGGCACAGTTATTAAGGGGAGGTTCGTCAGGAGAGAAAGAGTCCGTCGCTTTCCCATTTTACCCTTGCATGCAAGGCAGTAATTCTCCTTGATTCCTTTCTCGTACAAAGCGTGAGCTCTTCGTTTCTCCCAGGAGCTGTCGCTCGCGCTGTCTCCTCTCCCGTACCTTCTCTCCCAACGCATGGACTTTTTTTGGGTTGCTCATGGTGACTACGAAACGGCGAGGACAAGGTACCATGGAGCTACCGCACCATGGAACGCGGAGGGCATGGAGCTTCAGCTAGACATGGACATACATGGAACGCGGGGGCCTCTCCGTTCGTTGGCGAGTCTGCAGCTGCACGTGGAGCTTTGGCAGTAGTAGGACATGGAGCTGCAGCTAGACATGGACGTACATGGTGCTGCAGCTGGCCGTGGAGCTTCAGCAGCAGGACATGGAGGCAGACATGGACATGGTGCTGCAGCTGGACGTAGAGCTTCGGCAGCAGGAAGTGGAGCTGTTGGTGGAGGGAGAgctcgcgggaggcggcggatggTAACTCGGCGTAGAAGTCGAAGCACTGCCGATGGAAGAGAATAACTGCGACCAGTTTTTGAGGAGCACAGAGAACAAGGAAACAAGGGCAAAATCGGGATCATGGCAATGCCTACGACCCAGCGCCTTAAGCTATGAGTAAAAACTGCAAAAAATATTACGCCCTAAGctgtgagatggagggagtactacttacTACGAGTGTTTTGTTTCCGTCGCCATCCGTTTTGCTTTGTAATTCGGATAAATGACAAAAGGAGAGAGAAAGCTACTTTTTTCATCTACCACAGCGAGCGGGAATCTCGATGGATAAATCTACGgtccacaacacacacacacatacacgtgTCTGTACAAAATCCATTCTAGTGCGGCAAAATGCGCCACAACAAATCTCTACTTACGTAGGTGCTTTGAGTTCCGACGCCGGAATTCTCCTTTAAGGCTCCGCGAGAGGCCTAAATCTGGCTTCAACCAAACGTGTCGGCGCTGGGAAAAGACATCTAGGAGCAAAGCGGTGGGCAGGGTCGATATGCGTGGCGCTAACTACTCCGCGACCACCGGCGGGTTCGGGGAAGCCACCGTGGTGCAAGCTGGCCACGTTGTTGCGGCCGGAGAGAGTGGGTTTTCTGAGATCGACTAAGGCGGGCATGGGGATGCACGAAAGAGAGGAGCTAAAACTTCCTTCGCGCCAAAGCGGGAGTGGGGTTAGGTTTCACACTCCAAAGGGCTTGCAAAATGATCCTAGAAGAGGGGAACAACGTGATATAGCGCACTCGTCGCCTCTATCAAGCCTACCAAATCTTGAGAGAGAGAAACTGGCCACTTAGTGCAAATGAAATCCCTTGACATGTTAATTGTTGAATCCCGAAAATCGCAGGTTTGGGGTTTCCGTGAAATCCTAACTTCTCGAGACGATTCCGATGACATGTCGCACGCCCAAATCAGAGCTCGTACTCAATAGGTACGGCCCCGCCAAAGATGCCTATTTTTTGTGCGTTCTTATAGCCTCTCTTGTTTTAACTGGGGAGGCCCAATGAAAATAAATACGGGATCCATGTCCCCAGAAATTCGGGAGTGATTTAACCGAGCGCCTGGTTTCCCGGATTGCTCTGATCGAGAGGAATTATTATCATGATTTGGATTGCTTTCCTATTAATTAGGCATGGCTTTTGGTCTCACGAGACATATTGCCATGTCAGCGATCCGCGTGAAGATGCATCTGAGCGGTCTATCGCTCCGGACGATCAACGGCGCGAGAGACACGAAGTGATCTGAGTCAATCTTCTTCCTCCCCCATCGCTCTCTCATCTCGAAACTCAATACCCAAAACTTCTCTCTATAAGTACAAGGTGACCATCACCACAGCCGCGCGTCGGCTATCGCGTGACTTGTGACTTAGACTTAGACTTGTGACTTAGACTTAGACTTAGACTTAGACTTAGACTTAGACTTAGACTTAGACTTAGACTCTTGCtcggcgaggagaggagaggagaggggcgCTGCCATGATGCTCTGGCGGAGGCGGCCATGGCGACTTGGTTGGAGGCGGGCGCGGTTTCCGGGCGGTGGCGACGGTAGCGTGCTGGGCGAGGGCTTGGCCATGGTGTTCCAGAGGCGAAACCTGTGAAGGCGATGGGATGATGTGTGAGATCAAGGGCAGCGTCAACGATGGAGGACGAAGACGCGGAGCCCTCCCATCGCCTACGCGCGCAAGGTCCTCGCTCGACTCCGTTTTACGCGGCGCGCACCTCCGCCCCGCGCGCATCCAGCAGAACGATGCTAGTGTCGGGCCATCACGGTTGCCAGGGAAGACGTGGCTGCCCCGTTTCCTATATCTCCGACTCCACATGGATCCTATTCGAAGCTCCTGTTCGTGGTCTGTGGACAACGACCACACAAACAGTGCTCGCGACGCTGAGTCCTCGGGTGCTCATGTTCTCCCCGCGCAAGGTCCTCGCTCGACTCCGTTTACTCGGATTTAGCAACGCTGAAGATGTATCTTTGATTCATAATTAATAAAATTTGCCGCGGTGGATTTACCTCAAAAAAGGAAAAAGTCATCTCGACGTCCGTTTCCAACCTAAATCAGCGACAGGGGATCTCGCCCGCCTGCCCGCCCTGCATCCGTGATATTATGGCTCAGGGGGTGGAGGTGGTGCTGACGCTGCTCTTCAACCTGCTGCTTCTGGTGTTCCTGCTCAAGCTCCTCCTTGCCGTCTTCACCACCAAGCTCTCCCTCCTCCTGCTCTACCTCGCCGTCCTCATCCTCGCCATGGCGTTCTCCGGCAGATTCCCCGGCGGGGAATTCCTCTGATCTGGTCTTCCTCGCTCTACTTAATTACCTCTACTCCTTCCATATCGTTGATTAAGCTGGGGCCAGATGCATGCCTGTTTTTGTTGGTCGATGTGATGTAGATCATTAATTAGTAGGAGTACTACCATGTTGGATGCGTAGATGTGTCTTTGTATATCCTAGCTGCTGGTTCATGCCTCATCCAGTTGCCTTGTCTGAATTTTCCTGAATCTCTACTACTACTGTACTGCCTGTGTTTTAAATACGCCTTGCCTGAGTGATCCTAACTGAATTTCTGAACAAATGGTAGTATTTATTATTTACTACTGCACTAGTCTTGCAGCCTGCAAGCTGTTTCAGACATGAAACTGCAAGAAAGAAGAGGGGAAAGTGGTAGCAGCAACAGGACGTGTGATGTCTCGTTTTCAACGCTAAGCAACGTGTACCGTACTACACATAATCGTGCCAAAAACAAGATTGACAACGAACGAGGTTAACAAGTCCAAGTTGCATAAGTCAAAAGGCCTCGTGATGACATAATAATCCATTTATATCATTTATTTACTTAACACAAAACATACAAGTAATATAGGCATTGTACAACGACCACAAAAAGAAAAACCATACTAAGGAAAACCACTATTTACCGAGTATGAGAAATACTCGGTGAAGATTACAAACATGAAGGAGGAAAGGGGCGTTGGATCCGTGCATCCAGATCCCGGGCTGAGTAGGGCTCGtctctctctttcttctcctcCAGAGGTTGGAGCCGAGGACGGTGGAGAAGGGCACCGTCTCCTTCAATAAAGCTGTGGATCGTGGCCACCTCTCGCGGTGGACTTGAGGTGCTGCGATGCATCTTC encodes:
- the LOC124655639 gene encoding G-type lectin S-receptor-like serine/threonine-protein kinase At5g35370, with the translated sequence MAASARASWQRPSPLLSSPSKIILFHRQCFDFYAELPSAASRELSLHQQLHFLLPKLYVQLQHHVHVCLHVLLLKLHGQLQHHDEEVVVEGSALAASGGITRTTTTTSADLEAATSGFRSQIGSGGFGSVYRGELPDRSTVAVKRMNSLGTQGRREFLTEIAVIGNVHHVNLVKLRGFCADHSRQLMLVYEFMSRGSLDQSLFLSRSGIKKTQALLEWPERVGVCVGAARGLAYLHAGCDRKILHCDVKPENILLDERGSVKIADFGLAKLLSPEQSGLFTTMRGTRGYLAPEWLTNAPVSDKADVYSFGMVLLEIVRGAKNSKLLLQDDHDDTASTSAVSSSASSEGHGSYFPAVALEAHEEGGRRYAELVDARLEGRASAAEVARVVRVALCCLHEDASLRPAMTAVAAMLDGSMDACEPRTDQLAYLRMYGRGIVGGGSKWKGSDITTGGASSSWSPPSCVSAQQLSAPR